In the genome of cyanobacterium endosymbiont of Braarudosphaera bigelowii, one region contains:
- a CDS encoding ROK family protein, whose amino-acid sequence MKQSSLIGIDIGGTNIKIGQFLENGVCVNSSTIVTPKPATPEAIVKTTTQTVKALIKDYNCIALGVGIPGPVDHTNRISKVAINLSNWENVPLARLLEESTQLPTTIANDADCAGLGEAWLGAGRYYKNLIMLTLGTGVGGAIILNGQLFTGHLGTAGELGLITLDFNGPICKSGNRGSLEQFGSIQAIHRMTGMDPAELSRLAKEGNQEAIAFWEKYGQLLGIGLANLIYILTPEVIVIGGGISNSISFFLGATLREIEQRVLPTSRTNLKLLEATLGDKAGMLGAARLASNMANNINNKFY is encoded by the coding sequence ATGAAACAGTCTTCCTTAATCGGAATTGATATTGGGGGAACCAATATTAAGATTGGACAATTTCTTGAAAACGGAGTGTGTGTTAACTCTTCAACAATAGTAACCCCTAAGCCTGCGACTCCTGAAGCTATAGTTAAAACTACTACACAGACAGTTAAAGCATTGATCAAAGATTATAATTGTATAGCTCTAGGTGTTGGAATACCTGGACCTGTAGACCATACTAATAGAATTTCTAAAGTAGCTATTAACCTTTCTAATTGGGAGAATGTTCCTTTAGCAAGATTACTAGAAGAATCTACTCAATTACCTACAACTATTGCAAATGATGCTGATTGTGCAGGTTTAGGTGAAGCTTGGTTGGGTGCAGGAAGATATTATAAGAATTTAATAATGTTAACTTTAGGAACAGGAGTTGGAGGAGCAATTATCCTTAATGGCCAATTATTTACAGGACATTTAGGAACTGCAGGAGAATTAGGATTGATTACTCTAGACTTTAATGGTCCTATTTGTAAGAGTGGCAACAGAGGATCTCTAGAACAATTTGGATCAATTCAGGCTATACATCGTATGACAGGTATGGATCCAGCTGAACTTAGTAGATTAGCAAAAGAAGGAAATCAAGAAGCAATCGCTTTTTGGGAAAAATATGGCCAATTACTAGGGATAGGACTGGCAAATTTAATTTATATATTAACTCCAGAAGTAATAGTTATAGGTGGTGGTATTAGCAATAGTATATCTTTTTTCCTTGGAGCTACTCTAAGGGAAATTGAGCAACGTGTTCTGCCAACTTCTCGTACAAATTTAAAATTATTAGAGGCAACATTGGGAGATAAGGCAGGTATGCTTGGTGCTGCTAGGCTTGCTTCGAATATGGCTAATAATATTAACAATAAGTTTTATTAA
- a CDS encoding glycoside hydrolase family 3 N-terminal domain-containing protein has translation MIIVRASGFLFDHERRYPTWEASNDKLFSWLNTLNIGGVILLGGSAAEITLRTRQLQKLSRVPLFIAADIEEGVGQRFSGATEFPPPMALGEIAKYDLETAIELTYNMGKIIGKEALSIGINWVLAPIVDINNNPNNPVINIRSFGETPEIVSQLAKAFIEGTKNYPILTTAKHFPGHGNTDNDSHIELPIINSDSKRLNNLELVPFREVINAKVDSIMSAHILINAWDKKNPATLSKKILTEQLRKNLNFEGLIITDALIMGGISKYFSPEEIAIKAIKAGANILLMPNNLNNTIETINDAVESGELEIEAIDQSLDKIWKAKNKIYNYRHDIDSVYTLSDQNTQKVVTNIIHKSIRTSSKLPLKTIVKNKKRNLIVVDNLLSISFLTQQSPGITIPKSLGYDLQIVESINLQNVLDDNRLTLLQIFMRGNPFRANAGLCDKSKASCLKLFSTSLPQGLIVYGSPYVLDWFIKINVTQNLPWIFSYGQTIESQEVACRKLFDLFDENSAQTSRFSDDIFV, from the coding sequence ATGATTATTGTTCGTGCTTCCGGATTTTTATTTGATCATGAGAGACGTTATCCAACCTGGGAAGCTTCTAATGATAAGTTGTTTAGTTGGTTAAATACCTTAAATATAGGTGGAGTAATCTTACTAGGAGGAAGTGCTGCAGAAATAACACTAAGGACTAGACAGTTACAAAAACTATCACGCGTTCCACTATTTATTGCTGCAGATATTGAAGAAGGGGTAGGTCAACGTTTTTCAGGTGCAACTGAATTTCCACCTCCAATGGCTTTAGGAGAAATTGCAAAATATGATTTAGAAACTGCTATTGAACTGACCTACAATATGGGGAAGATAATAGGAAAGGAAGCATTGTCTATTGGTATTAATTGGGTACTAGCACCGATAGTCGACATTAATAATAATCCCAACAATCCCGTCATTAATATTCGTTCTTTTGGAGAAACTCCCGAGATAGTTTCTCAATTAGCTAAGGCTTTTATTGAAGGTACAAAAAATTATCCCATCTTAACAACAGCCAAGCATTTCCCAGGTCATGGTAATACAGATAATGATTCTCATATTGAACTACCTATAATTAACTCTGATTCTAAAAGGTTAAATAATTTAGAATTAGTTCCATTTAGGGAGGTAATTAATGCAAAAGTTGACAGCATAATGAGTGCTCATATTTTAATTAACGCTTGGGATAAAAAAAATCCAGCTACTTTATCAAAAAAAATCTTAACTGAACAATTAAGAAAAAACTTGAATTTTGAAGGACTAATCATTACAGATGCACTAATTATGGGAGGAATATCAAAATATTTTTCTCCTGAAGAAATAGCGATTAAGGCTATTAAAGCTGGTGCCAACATATTGTTAATGCCGAACAATTTAAATAATACTATAGAAACTATTAATGATGCAGTAGAGTCTGGAGAGTTAGAGATAGAGGCAATTGATCAGTCTCTTGATAAAATTTGGAAAGCAAAAAATAAAATATATAATTACAGACATGATATTGATTCAGTTTATACTTTATCAGATCAAAATACTCAGAAAGTTGTTACTAATATTATTCATAAATCTATAAGAACAAGTTCAAAATTACCATTAAAAACAATTGTAAAAAATAAGAAACGTAACTTAATAGTAGTTGATAATTTACTTAGTATATCTTTCTTAACTCAGCAATCTCCTGGAATAACCATACCTAAATCTTTAGGTTATGATTTACAAATAGTAGAATCTATTAATTTACAAAATGTCTTAGATGATAATCGCTTGACATTATTACAAATTTTTATGCGAGGGAATCCTTTTAGAGCAAATGCAGGTTTGTGTGATAAATCTAAAGCCTCTTGTCTCAAATTATTTTCCACTTCTCTTCCTCAAGGCTTAATTGTTTACGGAAGTCCATATGTTTTAGATTGGTTTATAAAAATAAATGTAACTCAAAACTTACCTTGGATATTTTCTTACGGACAAACGATAGAAAGTCAAGAAGTTGCTTGCAGAAAATTGTTTGACTTATTTGATGAAAATTCAGCACAAACATCAAGATTTTCAGATGATATTTTTGTATAA
- the rbfA gene encoding 30S ribosome-binding factor RbfA, producing the protein MANSRRVSRISSLIKREISNMLLFDIKDDRVGAGMISITNVYLSGDLQHVKIFVSIYGTEKLQLETMQGLRSSEGYVRKELAQRIRLRRAPDVQFFQDHSIEKGNEMLHLLNELRDTDTTEQDASSLI; encoded by the coding sequence ATGGCTAACAGTCGTCGAGTCTCCCGTATCTCCTCATTAATTAAACGTGAAATTTCTAATATGCTCCTTTTTGATATTAAAGATGATAGAGTAGGAGCCGGTATGATCAGCATAACTAATGTATATTTGTCAGGAGATTTACAACATGTTAAGATTTTCGTCAGTATCTATGGAACAGAAAAACTACAGTTGGAAACAATGCAGGGATTAAGATCTTCAGAAGGTTATGTTAGAAAAGAGCTTGCACAACGTATAAGATTAAGACGTGCTCCAGATGTACAGTTTTTTCAAGATCATAGTATAGAGAAAGGAAATGAAATGTTACATTTACTAAATGAGCTTAGAGATACTGATACAACTGAGCAAGATGCTTCTTCACTAATATAG
- the thiS gene encoding sulfur carrier protein ThiS, which yields MENTKTITLQVNGKPKTFAPKINLPQFLEKMQFNPYLVVIEYNGEILHREYWENTFLKTGDKLEIVTIVGGG from the coding sequence ATGGAAAATACTAAAACAATAACTTTGCAAGTCAATGGAAAACCTAAAACATTCGCACCTAAAATTAATTTACCGCAATTTTTAGAAAAAATGCAGTTTAATCCTTACTTAGTAGTTATTGAATATAATGGAGAGATTTTACATCGAGAATATTGGGAAAATACTTTTTTAAAAACAGGAGATAAGTTAGAAATTGTAACTATAGTAGGTGGAGGATAG
- a CDS encoding thiamine phosphate synthase: protein MNNNFLISQILDANLDRAREGIRVVEEWCRFGLKKSNLAEICKEMRQELAFWHTSEIRLSRDTENDPGVDLSHPKEEAKNSIEELLQANLCRIQESLRVLEEYGKLYHSEMGKSFKKIRYKVYILESSLMRYSNCEKLRKASIYLITSPTENLFNIVESSLKGGLRILQYREKNIDDHSHLKMAKKLCELCHKYDALFIVNNRVDIALAVNADGVHIGQEDIPIKTARKILGPQIIIGCSTTNSLEMKKAVEGGADYIGVGPMNSTPNKPRKKTIKSDYLNYVANNCTIPWFAIGGIDINNINDIIALGVKQIAVIRLIMEAENPEEITKSLIQDYLS, encoded by the coding sequence ATGAATAATAATTTTTTAATCTCTCAAATTCTAGATGCCAACCTAGATAGAGCTAGAGAAGGTATAAGAGTTGTAGAAGAATGGTGCCGTTTTGGTCTCAAAAAAAGTAATTTAGCTGAAATTTGTAAAGAAATGCGCCAGGAGCTTGCCTTCTGGCATACTTCTGAGATACGTTTATCAAGAGATACTGAGAACGATCCAGGTGTAGATTTATCACATCCTAAAGAAGAAGCGAAAAATAGTATCGAAGAACTTTTACAAGCTAATTTATGTCGTATACAGGAATCATTAAGGGTGCTAGAAGAATATGGAAAACTTTATCACAGCGAAATGGGAAAATCTTTTAAAAAAATTCGTTATAAAGTTTATATACTAGAGAGCTCTTTGATGCGATATTCTAATTGTGAAAAACTTCGCAAAGCATCAATATATCTTATTACTTCACCTACAGAAAACTTGTTTAATATAGTTGAATCTTCTTTAAAGGGTGGATTACGAATACTGCAATATAGAGAAAAAAATATAGATGATCATTCACATCTAAAAATGGCAAAAAAACTTTGCGAATTATGTCATAAGTACGATGCTTTATTTATTGTTAATAATAGAGTTGATATAGCATTAGCTGTAAATGCTGATGGAGTACATATAGGCCAAGAAGATATTCCAATTAAGACAGCGAGAAAAATACTTGGACCACAAATAATTATCGGATGTTCGACTACAAATTCTTTAGAAATGAAGAAAGCAGTTGAAGGAGGAGCAGACTATATAGGTGTTGGGCCCATGAATTCAACACCCAACAAACCAAGAAAAAAAACAATTAAGTCAGATTATTTAAATTATGTTGCCAATAACTGTACCATTCCTTGGTTTGCTATTGGAGGAATAGATATAAATAATATTAATGATATTATTGCCCTAGGTGTGAAACAAATAGCTGTAATTCGTTTAATTATGGAAGCAGAAAATCCTGAGGAGATAACAAAATCTCTAATACAAGATTACTTATCTTAG
- a CDS encoding DUF3172 domain-containing protein, whose protein sequence is MARKIPSRYSSQQSIISNNYSKIALFGGTFILGIGVGIGITSNASFNPQNVVSREVIDKSAPNPELCVQYGASAIVTDMRIFLSLNPFSVYATQPQMQPGCVLRRSNMTLLEQKRLISGEQVRDCKNRMNTFGFVGSLESKPSINCIYPNDAAGNLFLNPQGSTSSRSEGENF, encoded by the coding sequence ATGGCTCGTAAAATTCCTTCTCGTTATTCTTCACAGCAGTCAATAATTTCAAATAACTATAGTAAAATTGCTTTGTTTGGAGGCACTTTTATACTAGGCATTGGAGTAGGTATTGGAATAACTTCTAATGCAAGTTTTAACCCACAAAATGTTGTTTCCAGAGAGGTTATTGATAAAAGTGCCCCCAACCCAGAACTTTGTGTACAGTACGGAGCAAGTGCGATTGTTACTGATATGCGTATATTCTTATCTTTAAACCCTTTTAGTGTTTATGCAACTCAGCCGCAAATGCAACCTGGATGTGTATTGCGCCGCTCCAATATGACTTTGTTAGAACAAAAAAGGTTAATTTCAGGGGAACAAGTTAGAGATTGCAAAAATCGAATGAATACTTTTGGATTTGTCGGTTCCCTTGAAAGTAAACCTAGTATTAACTGCATTTATCCAAATGATGCTGCTGGAAACTTATTTTTGAATCCTCAAGGTTCTACAAGCTCTCGCTCAGAAGGAGAAAATTTTTAA
- a CDS encoding DUF4359 domain-containing protein, translating into MKVLQIIKIVGGTVFIGLGVVMIVTNPGKHAYEKYAAKTLTGYLKQEVCSQSSGVLGSFLSEHCKTLVDIGKSNIHKVISNKTVRQNYLLFSIYETELLLPPPISNYEFETIGIFRKFYTYQADKF; encoded by the coding sequence ATGAAAGTTTTACAGATAATAAAAATAGTTGGAGGAACAGTTTTTATAGGATTAGGAGTTGTCATGATCGTAACTAATCCTGGAAAACATGCATATGAAAAATATGCTGCTAAAACTCTTACAGGATATTTAAAACAAGAAGTTTGTTCACAATCTTCAGGAGTACTAGGAAGTTTCCTTTCGGAACACTGTAAAACACTTGTAGATATAGGTAAATCGAATATTCATAAAGTTATTTCAAATAAAACTGTTCGTCAGAATTACTTACTGTTCAGCATCTATGAAACTGAATTATTATTACCTCCTCCAATTTCTAACTATGAGTTCGAAACTATTGGAATATTCCGAAAATTTTATACTTATCAAGCTGATAAATTTTAG
- a CDS encoding segregation/condensation protein A, whose translation MIPQAANVIETLINMAQQGEIDPWDVQVIEVVDRFLNELKKTKHSDKVFQETTLPKSGQAFLWASMLVRFKADTLDKLHSYNTIQENFDEINDIEVEEDAAKSQLLRPDLEEHLRRRNAALPNYKRRVNLQELINYIKEFAEELETSEPFKRRQKSPCAYSQKEAKKMVVELAHQENLTELAKQLEIFLQEKYSQYIQTQKKINIEDLLNKWHKVARPSDEHKVETQDRVGIFWALLLLASQSKVELFQEELYQNLYIQVL comes from the coding sequence ATGATTCCTCAAGCAGCAAATGTAATAGAAACTTTAATTAATATGGCTCAACAGGGAGAGATTGATCCTTGGGATGTTCAAGTAATTGAAGTAGTTGATCGTTTTCTAAATGAACTAAAAAAGACTAAACATTCTGATAAAGTTTTTCAGGAAACTACTCTACCAAAATCAGGACAGGCCTTTTTATGGGCATCTATGTTAGTTCGTTTTAAGGCTGATACTCTTGATAAGCTTCATTCCTACAATACAATACAAGAAAATTTTGATGAAATTAACGATATTGAAGTTGAAGAAGATGCTGCTAAAAGTCAGTTATTACGACCAGATTTAGAAGAACACTTACGTCGTCGTAATGCTGCATTACCAAATTATAAACGTCGAGTAAATTTACAGGAATTAATTAATTATATTAAGGAATTTGCAGAAGAGTTAGAAACATCCGAACCCTTTAAAAGACGTCAAAAAAGTCCTTGTGCTTATTCACAGAAGGAAGCTAAAAAAATGGTTGTTGAGCTTGCGCATCAAGAAAATTTGACAGAACTAGCTAAGCAATTAGAAATTTTTCTTCAGGAAAAATATTCGCAATACATTCAAACTCAAAAAAAAATCAATATTGAAGATCTCTTGAATAAATGGCATAAAGTCGCTCGACCTAGTGATGAACATAAAGTAGAAACTCAAGATAGAGTTGGAATTTTTTGGGCCTTGCTACTTTTAGCATCACAGTCTAAAGTTGAATTATTTCAAGAAGAGCTTTACCAAAATTTGTATATTCAAGTCTTATAA
- a CDS encoding sugar phosphate nucleotidyltransferase: protein MKAMILAAGKGTRVRPITQTIPKPLIPILQKPVMEFLLELLRKHGFDQVMVNVSHLAEEIESYFRDGQRFGVQIAYSFEGKIIDGDLVGEALGSAGGLRRIQDFNPFFDDTFIVLCGDALIDLDLTAAVKWHKEKGAIATVVTKSVSKEVVSSYGVVVTDEEGKIKTFQEKPSIEEALSTNINTGIYIFEPEIINYIPPNKKYDIGSELFPKLVSENTPFYAVNMDFEWVDIGKVPDYWHAIRGVLQRTIKNVQIPGIEVKPGIYTGLNVSVNWDKVNIQGPIYIGGMTHIEDGATIIGPSMIGPNCWICSNATVDNSVIFEYSRLGPGVRLADKLVFGRYCVDKTGAAIDVQAAALDWLITDSRQTMPFDHQNQQKAIADLLNQEN from the coding sequence ATGAAAGCCATGATTCTAGCTGCTGGTAAAGGAACTCGAGTTCGCCCTATTACTCAAACTATTCCTAAGCCCTTAATACCTATTTTACAAAAACCTGTAATGGAGTTTTTGCTTGAGCTATTGCGAAAACATGGCTTTGATCAAGTCATGGTAAATGTTAGTCATTTAGCAGAGGAAATTGAAAGTTATTTCCGTGATGGACAACGTTTTGGTGTACAAATAGCTTATTCGTTTGAAGGAAAGATTATTGATGGTGATTTAGTAGGAGAAGCTTTAGGATCTGCAGGAGGACTGAGACGCATTCAAGACTTTAATCCTTTTTTTGATGATACTTTCATTGTTTTATGTGGTGATGCACTAATAGATTTAGACTTAACAGCTGCTGTAAAGTGGCATAAGGAAAAGGGTGCAATTGCTACAGTTGTTACTAAATCAGTCTCGAAAGAGGTGGTTTCCAGTTATGGAGTGGTAGTAACTGACGAAGAAGGTAAAATTAAAACTTTTCAAGAAAAGCCTTCTATTGAAGAAGCATTGAGTACAAATATCAATACTGGAATTTATATTTTTGAACCAGAGATTATTAATTATATTCCTCCAAATAAAAAATATGACATAGGAAGTGAATTGTTCCCCAAATTAGTTAGCGAAAATACACCTTTTTACGCAGTTAATATGGATTTTGAATGGGTTGATATAGGCAAAGTTCCTGATTACTGGCACGCTATACGTGGTGTTTTACAAAGAACAATTAAAAACGTTCAGATACCAGGTATCGAAGTTAAGCCTGGTATCTATACAGGATTAAATGTTTCTGTAAATTGGGATAAAGTTAATATTCAAGGACCTATCTATATTGGTGGAATGACTCATATTGAAGATGGAGCAACTATTATTGGTCCTAGTATGATTGGTCCTAACTGTTGGATTTGTAGTAATGCTACTGTAGATAATAGCGTTATTTTTGAATATTCTCGCTTAGGGCCAGGAGTTAGATTAGCAGACAAACTAGTATTTGGACGATATTGTGTAGATAAAACAGGGGCTGCAATTGATGTGCAAGCAGCTGCCTTAGATTGGTTGATTACAGATTCTCGCCAAACTATGCCTTTCGATCACCAAAATCAACAAAAAGCTATTGCTGATTTACTTAATCAAGAGAATTAA
- a CDS encoding lipid-A-disaccharide synthase-related protein: protein MKILAISNGHGEDIIAISIIKKLMTYSEVSQIVALPLVGEGHAFKQNQIPIIGKVSVMPSGGFNQQTSELLRDVNKGLINLTYQQYQVIYQWGKKDGVILAVGDILPLFFAWLSNTNFVFIGVAKSEYYVRDEKGWLSSTLKVNRCFKSIYYPWERWLMKSAKCKGVFVRDTLTAVNLNKLKISAHFLGNPMMDDFSDAKQTYRNIHLDKIKILLLPGSRTPETLRNWTLILQSVQTILESFPKKSFLFLSAIAPSLNCIPFRQELIKHNWKSQILDRSYINFKDSQALQFQKENATLILTQFAYNECLQLSNLGIAMAGTATEQFVGLGKPVISFPGEGPQFTRQFAEKQTCLLGPSVILTEKPKDISEALRKLLSDKELINNLNKNGKKRMGKPGASRKIAECLVNQCFNSLD, encoded by the coding sequence ATGAAAATTCTAGCAATTAGTAATGGACATGGAGAAGATATCATTGCTATTTCTATTATTAAAAAATTAATGACTTACTCTGAAGTTTCTCAGATTGTTGCACTTCCTTTGGTCGGAGAAGGTCATGCTTTTAAACAAAATCAGATTCCAATTATAGGCAAAGTTAGCGTTATGCCTTCTGGAGGATTTAATCAACAAACATCAGAACTATTACGTGATGTTAATAAAGGATTGATTAATTTAACATATCAGCAGTACCAAGTAATTTATCAATGGGGCAAAAAAGATGGAGTGATATTAGCAGTTGGGGACATTCTACCTTTATTTTTTGCCTGGCTAAGTAATACTAATTTTGTTTTTATTGGAGTTGCTAAATCAGAATACTATGTTAGAGATGAAAAAGGTTGGCTATCTTCAACTTTAAAAGTTAACCGTTGCTTTAAGTCAATATATTATCCTTGGGAGCGCTGGTTAATGAAATCTGCTAAATGTAAAGGTGTTTTTGTGAGAGATACTTTAACAGCAGTTAACCTAAATAAACTGAAAATTTCTGCTCATTTTTTGGGAAATCCTATGATGGATGATTTTTCAGATGCGAAACAAACTTATCGTAATATTCATCTAGATAAAATAAAAATTCTACTTTTACCTGGCTCGAGAACTCCTGAAACATTGCGTAACTGGACTTTAATTTTACAATCAGTTCAAACCATTTTAGAATCTTTTCCTAAAAAATCTTTTCTTTTTTTAAGTGCTATTGCTCCTAGTTTAAACTGTATTCCTTTTCGACAAGAGCTTATAAAGCATAACTGGAAAAGTCAAATATTAGATAGAAGTTATATTAATTTCAAAGATTCCCAAGCCTTACAGTTTCAGAAGGAAAACGCCACTTTAATACTTACGCAATTTGCTTATAACGAATGTTTACAATTGTCTAATTTAGGTATTGCTATGGCAGGAACTGCTACTGAACAATTTGTAGGCCTGGGAAAACCTGTTATTTCATTTCCTGGAGAAGGTCCACAATTTACTAGGCAATTTGCTGAAAAACAAACATGCTTATTGGGCCCTTCTGTTATCTTAACTGAGAAGCCAAAAGATATTAGTGAAGCCTTAAGAAAACTATTAAGTGACAAGGAATTAATAAATAATCTTAATAAAAACGGTAAAAAACGTATGGGAAAACCAGGAGCTTCTAGAAAAATAGCTGAATGTCTTGTCAATCAATGTTTTAATTCTCTTGATTAA
- a CDS encoding UDP-sulfoquinovose synthase: MKVLVIGGDGYCGWATALHLSKKGYEVGILDNLSRRHWDLKLGADTLTPINSIQKRIQCWKDLTGKTIDLFIGDITDYTFLSSSFHQFEPDAIVHFGEQRSAPYSMIDREHSVFTQVNNVVGTLNILYCIKEDFPNCHLVKLGTMGEYGTPNIDIEEGYITIEHNGRTDTLPYPKQPGSFYHLSKVHDSHNIQFACKIWGLRATDLNQGVVYGVLTEETGMDEVLINRLDYDGVFGTALNRFCIQAAIGHPLTVYGTGGQTRSFLDIRDTVRCIELAIKNPADIGQFRVFNQFTELFSIKDLALMVQKAGSAIGLNVEINNLENPRVEAEEHYFNAKNTKLLDLGLNPHYLSDSLLDSLLNFATKYKGRVDKKQILPTVSWRRK, translated from the coding sequence ATGAAAGTTCTGGTTATCGGCGGTGACGGTTATTGTGGTTGGGCAACCGCCCTACATCTTTCCAAAAAAGGTTATGAAGTGGGAATTCTCGACAATTTAAGTCGAAGACATTGGGATTTAAAGTTAGGAGCGGATACTTTAACTCCTATTAATTCAATTCAAAAACGAATTCAATGTTGGAAAGACTTGACAGGGAAAACTATTGATTTATTTATTGGTGACATCACTGATTACACTTTTCTTAGTAGTTCTTTTCACCAGTTTGAGCCAGATGCGATAGTTCATTTTGGTGAACAACGTTCTGCCCCATATTCTATGATAGACAGAGAACACTCAGTATTTACCCAAGTTAATAATGTAGTAGGAACACTAAACATTCTTTATTGTATTAAAGAGGATTTTCCTAACTGTCATCTCGTTAAATTAGGTACTATGGGAGAATACGGAACTCCAAACATCGATATTGAAGAAGGATATATCACCATTGAACACAATGGTCGTACAGACACATTACCATATCCAAAACAACCAGGTAGTTTCTACCATTTAAGTAAAGTTCATGATAGTCATAACATCCAGTTTGCTTGTAAAATTTGGGGATTGAGAGCTACTGATTTAAATCAAGGTGTAGTATATGGTGTTTTAACAGAAGAAACTGGTATGGATGAAGTTCTAATTAACCGTTTGGATTATGATGGTGTTTTTGGAACAGCATTAAATCGCTTTTGTATTCAAGCAGCCATTGGACATCCTCTAACTGTATATGGCACTGGTGGTCAAACAAGAAGTTTCCTCGATATTCGGGATACAGTACGTTGTATTGAATTAGCTATCAAAAATCCTGCTGATATAGGACAGTTTCGTGTATTTAATCAATTTACAGAATTGTTCAGTATTAAAGATTTAGCTTTAATGGTACAAAAAGCCGGTAGCGCAATAGGGCTAAATGTAGAAATTAATAATTTAGAAAATCCCAGGGTTGAAGCAGAAGAACATTATTTCAATGCAAAAAATACTAAATTATTAGACTTGGGCTTAAACCCTCACTATCTATCTGACTCTCTCCTAGATTCTTTATTGAATTTTGCAACAAAATATAAAGGAAGAGTTGATAAAAAACAAATTTTACCTACAGTTTCTTGGCGAAGAAAATAA
- a CDS encoding methyltransferase domain-containing protein, whose protein sequence is MDLLYVTIGILLLLLGISSTIYFLSARPYQSSESVAYSYDQWTEDGILEFYWGEHIHLGYYGSPPERKDFLKAKSDFVHEMVCWGKLNKLPTGSDLLDVGCGIGGSSRILSKDYGFNVTGITISPKQVKRAQELTPLALNTKFMVDDAMNLSFPDASFDVVWCIEAGPHMSNKKKFAQELLRVLKPNGILVVADWNQRDDRQQPLNSLESAIMKQLLDQWSHPAFASIEGFAELLEMTGSVQGKVITEDWTEQTLPSWLDSIWQGIKRPKGLWYFGITGFIKSLREIPTLFLMRIAFGTGLCKFGMFYAIKK, encoded by the coding sequence ATGGATTTACTATATGTGACTATTGGAATATTATTATTACTTTTAGGTATATCTAGCACAATTTATTTTCTCTCAGCTCGTCCTTATCAGTCCTCTGAATCAGTAGCCTATTCTTATGACCAATGGACAGAAGACGGTATATTGGAATTTTATTGGGGTGAACATATTCATTTAGGGTATTATGGTTCTCCACCTGAGAGGAAAGACTTTTTGAAAGCAAAATCTGATTTTGTTCATGAGATGGTCTGTTGGGGAAAACTAAATAAATTACCGACTGGATCTGACCTCCTTGATGTAGGTTGTGGTATCGGAGGGAGTAGCCGTATTTTGTCAAAAGATTATGGTTTCAATGTTACTGGTATTACTATCAGTCCAAAACAAGTAAAACGTGCTCAAGAACTTACTCCCTTAGCTCTAAATACTAAGTTTATGGTGGATGATGCCATGAATTTGTCTTTTCCTGATGCTAGTTTTGATGTGGTATGGTGCATTGAGGCAGGTCCTCATATGTCTAATAAAAAGAAGTTTGCTCAAGAATTACTTCGTGTTCTCAAGCCTAACGGTATCTTAGTTGTTGCTGACTGGAATCAGCGTGATGATCGACAGCAACCTTTAAATTCCTTAGAATCAGCTATCATGAAACAACTTCTAGATCAATGGTCTCATCCCGCTTTTGCAAGTATTGAAGGTTTTGCAGAGCTTCTAGAAATGACAGGTTCGGTGCAAGGAAAAGTAATTACCGAGGATTGGACAGAACAGACCCTTCCTTCTTGGTTAGATTCTATTTGGCAAGGAATTAAACGACCTAAAGGCTTATGGTATTTTGGTATTACAGGTTTTATTAAGTCTTTACGAGAAATTCCAACATTATTCTTAATGCGTATAGCTTTTGGAACAGGTCTTTGTAAATTTGGAATGTTTTATGCTATCAAAAAGTAA